In Trichomycterus rosablanca isolate fTriRos1 chromosome 2, fTriRos1.hap1, whole genome shotgun sequence, the genomic window gccccagaccatggcattcccaccaccatgcttgactgtaggcatgacacacttatctttgtactcctcacctgattgccaccacacatgcttgagaccatctgaaccaaacaaatgaatcttggtctcatcagaccataggacatggttccagtaatccatgtcctttgttgacatgtcttcagcaaactgtttgtgggctttcttgtgtagagacttcagaagaggcttccttctggggtgacagccatgcagaccaatttgatgtagtgtgtggcgtatggtctgagcactgacaggctgaccccccaccttttcaatctctgcagcaatgctgacagcactcctgcgcctatctttcaaagacagcagttggatgtgacgctgagcacgtgcactcagcttctttggacgacaaacgtgaggtctgttctgagtggaccctgctcttttaaaacgctgaatgatcttggccactgtgctgcagctcagtttcagggtgttggcatcttcatgtagcgcaacaattcgtcttttaagatcctcagagagttctttgccatgaggtgccatgttggaactttcagtgaccagtatgagagagtgtgagagctgtactactaaattgaacacacctgctccctatgcacacctgagacctagtaacactaacaaatcacatgacattttggagggaaaattacaagcagtgctcaatttggacatttaggggtgtagtctcttaggggtgtactcacttttgttgccggtggtttagacattaatggctgtatattaagttattttgagggaagaataaatttacactgttatataagctgcacacagactacttttcattgtgtcaaagtgtcattttgtcagtgttgtcccatgaaaacatatacttaaatatctgcagaaatgtgaggggtgtactcacttttgtgatacactgtatatatatatatatatacatatacacacacacacacaaaataatacCCATAttgcatatatacatacagaagATGACGTGAAAATAGATTTCCATATGTTATACAGTTGAGCTTTATAGTGCTTGAAAACAAGACTGgagaataaatgaaatgtattttcttttaaacatcaGCTTAAGTTATATAATTGTGGCATTTGAATTCTGTTTAAGAAAAAATGCAGTTGGAGACATGCATGCTTTTAATGTGTTTTCTAATCTCATGCTGCACTATAAAGCTGGGGGAGAGTCATTAAACACCATCATGTTAATTGATAGTTTATTATAGAAACACCAGCAGAAACTAGATGATTTGTTTCCACAAACAAAATgacttgggttttttttttaagatatgAAAGGAAGAGCATGTGAAGATCACTGCATTCTACAGCATTCAAACAGGTAGATATGCTCTTTAATGTTGAGTTCTACtggaataaatgtattttgggAATCATCTAAcagaattgtatttatttttattgcaggaTTTGCATCATCACTCTTGCAGATACTCACCCCATCCTCCAAAAGGGACACAAAATCAAGAACATTGATTACCGTATCAGTGACAGCTGCAGCCGTCTCAACAATAAAGTATCTGGAAAATCTAAGAGAGTGAGTATGTTTCTCCTGTTTACTGctactgtttttttctgtaactGACTAGGGctacaaatatacaaaataacTTTTACAGGGTGGGCAGTTCCTGACAGAGTTCGCTCCATTGTGTAGAATCACATGCACAGATGATAGTGAGTACACAATATTCAGGTGAGTTGCAATTCCAGCACTCATAAGTCTAAGGATTTTGACAGAAGATTACTGAGATAATCAGATTTTAAACTTTGTTCCAAATTTGGTTGGTATTTCTCACAGCTGTATTAGAGGACGTCTTTTAGAAGTTAACGAGGATATCCTAAAGCGGCCTGATCTGTTGCTGGAAAAggtaataaaaatgattttatattAGCTAATACATAAACTATTTTTAACGCAAGTTCATTTTTATGGCATTTTGGCATTACATTTCTAGCAGATGACTCAACACCAGTATTGGCACCCCAAATAAGGAGGAGTAAAAACCTTTAATTAAAGTTACTTCAACCTTTAATTGAAGTAAATTTAGTGGGTAGGTTTATTGCTTGACTGAGATGGTAAAGTTTTTGTATTGCTCAAGATTAGGTAAATGGTGATCGAGAAGCAGGTATGTGTTTAATGTTGTAAATTAAACCAGAATGACTTTAAAAAGGGCTAAATCGTTATGGACAGATGACTGGGTTGTAAATTAAACACATACCTGCAAATTTCCCCCCGTGGGATAATGAAAGGCTATGTTAccttaaataacattttctaatgtttttcattttcttgtACAAAATCTTTCTAAATTTGTGGTCTGTTGTATATTTATTGTAGATAAATGTTGCTTCTTGATTTGTGATGTTGCCACAATTTCGTTTGATTTTagtattttgttttatgtttttttatgatCAGCCATCCACAGAAGGATACATAGCAGTGATCTTACCCAAACTCGAAGAGAGCAAGACTATCACCAACGACCTTCTGACCAGTAAACAGTATGAGGAGGTTGTTTCTAAACGAATTTCACAACCACCAGAGCTTCCTTGAAAACAAATAATTTTAGGAAAATAGTTTCAATATTTCATTAGGCTGAATAGCATTATTTCTGTGAaatatattattacttttattatcatGTTTTTTGTTGGATAAGAACCTTGGGTAAAACTGTAATATCTTTTCACAttttgtttctgtatgtgtaAATTACTATTGCTAAATCcatacacattcacaaacaATACATAAACGATATACgtatattaaatatgtaaataaggaCACATACACAGTTTAAGaaaaataatgtatattatGATTTCCTTTGTATAACATTCAACTGTAAAGGATCAGTCAAAACTAGTTTCACTCATGTATCATACTCACTCAGCTCTTCATATTCGTCTGTAAAGCATAGTCACAACCGCAGCTTTCAAGAAATTATTTACCatgtcattaaaaaaatacatcataCATTACACGTGAACATACTTAGTTTCCAGACTGCAAACAGACACAAAGCTTTGCAGTGCAGTTctcaaaacagaaaacacaaaaatgtgGCATTTAAAGTACACACCATTAAGCCCAACAATTTCGTTACTCCACTGGGTTGTAATTTGCATGTTCAATTGAATGAATCATGTGCGTAGTAAGTGGGTTTGATGAGATCGATCTACCAAAAAAATATGATGTGCACTGCAGGTAAATGTGAATATGTAAAATGTTCGTTTTTTGCTGTTTTGATTGAGAGCTGAACCTGGCATAGTTATCAAGAAAAAAATAGCCAGTACAAACAAGGCTGGGGTAAAAACAATGAGGAAATTGCAATGCACAAAAATGCCAAACAATAAGATATAACTAAGCTGAATTTATCTAAGCAGTGTCT contains:
- the abitram gene encoding protein Abitram, which translates into the protein MEEPDQTQKTPSVVDRYYTRWYKTDMKGRACEDHCILQHSNRICIITLADTHPILQKGHKIKNIDYRISDSCSRLNNKVSGKSKRGGQFLTEFAPLCRITCTDDSEYTIFSCIRGRLLEVNEDILKRPDLLLEKPSTEGYIAVILPKLEESKTITNDLLTSKQYEEVVSKRISQPPELP